Sequence from the Ostrea edulis chromosome 8, xbOstEdul1.1, whole genome shotgun sequence genome:
catataaatttcatcttttctggcccagtggttcttgagaagattttttaatgaccctaccctatttttaccttttcttgattatctccccttggaaggtggcctggccctttattttaacaatttagaattccctttacctaaggatgttttgtgccaactttggttgaaattggcccagtggttgttaagaagaagttgaaaatgtgaaaagtttacagacggacagacggacagacgccggaattcgggtgatcagaaaagctcacttgagctttcagctcaggtgagttaaaaagcTTTAGAATATGTTAAAATTGGATATCCGTTAAGAGATTTTAGTCAGtatagatttaagaaaattgtaaaaaaaattactctgtgataaatacactgaaacctggtacaataatcgaaataaattaattgatgggAAACTTATTTTAAACTTAAGGAGCTCTATGGTTTTGAGAACtatcttaataaaattaaaaattttgatattagaagatctatttgtaagttacggatatcagctcataaattattcattgaagttggtagatattTTGGAATTACTAGGAATGAATgaatatgtaacaaatgcaactcCGTTTCATTAGGTGATGAGattcattttttgattaaatgtgaaaagtttgctgatgaaagaaaatctttttgtggtgctatagaaaaaagagttaatttttttttttaccaaactcaatgatgaacaaaaattcatttacatactatgtATGTTCTGAAGAACCATCCATTCTAAATATgactggaaaatttattttgaacaatatatgacactgtatttgtatataactatgtgttatgtaatcacttctttctttacttgtatatgtacatcatttgtatgtattttcatgttgccccttgagggccctaaattggaaaataaaatatgttctaaGGAGATATCATTGTGATTGAAAAAAGGAGGGCGATTAAAAATTCCCCAAATCTCACTGCCATAGAGTAAAATTGGCTTGATTGTGTGATCAAAGACATGAAGGGATGTTTTCATGCTAggttgtaatgataaaaaatattcatgtattttgaaatatgctTTTAATGCCTTTTTGTACACATCCTCTTGAGCATTAGAAAAATTCCCAGctgtatattgaaatatattcccAAATATCTTTAAGTCGCGCCATTGAGCTAGCACGTGACCTGTGTGCATGCACTGCAGGTAATAGCTATTCCACCTAACGCCATTTAAAGCTAAAAATAGTATCAACGGGAAGGCACCCGTTGGCCATATTGACAACGATATCGTGCGTTTCGACAAGTCGAGCTGGAATATTTGTTGTATGTACCATTTATCATATATGACAATGCACTGATCTCTGTTATATTGTTTCTAAGAACGTGTATGGCATTTCAGTGTTTAAATGATATAAATCAACTTATGCAACACGCATATTAAAGGAAATTATGTTGGATGATAGGGTGGTAGGTCATCTATtagatgtatgtatttttacatttttcaaactgAAAACAGTGCATTAATCATAATTAATTACTTGTAATTAATTTGCATTATGCCTATGTTGATAATTGTTGGTGTTGAAGAAATGAAAAGTGTTGCACTTTTTGTCACGATGTTTAATTTGTAATAAGAATGTGTTATACAGTCATGCTACTTAGAAAAATTACATGCCCTTGCTTATAATCTGTTTCTAAAAAGAGTCAAtcataatgaaaatgatttacaGTTATAactgatatgaaatatgatattaCTGAATGTTCCCTTCATGATAACACCCCTGGTGTGTAAAACAGTGTATACTGAATAATACCAAGGTCTTATCCAGCTCTTACAGGGGCATgggaaatttcaaattttagttttccatattgattgtttagaatacttaactaaggtatttatATATGGTCAGCAAAactttgaatgtcagttgtggaggtacatgtaaacaaggcttgtgatATGTTGTTTACAAAGGTTAAATACTAGGAAAAGTTTTGGTTAACacagattttgttcaatttacaagtaaatTCCAAACACAATAGAATAGTTTCTAGTGATTAatacatcttattttgttttaaacataatatttgtattaagcaatctatatttgtaaataaaaacatggcacaggccttgtttatttacatatatctaAAACAAAGAGTTGTGAGTGATATTTCTcacttgtgtgtccaggggtccgtgtttgcccaactatctattttgtattgcttgtaggagttatgagattgatcactgttcgttatcttcaccttgcaacATAACAAATCATATTCAAATTCTGGTTGACCATTTGAGATACTTTAGtaaagcattgtaaacattagaaatggaaaaataaaattttcatcttaaaccgtgtccatgcccctgtaaggtagctcattacagtatattttatatcatataaaatgattgTGCAGTTTTGTTCAGTTCATTTTGGTCATATGTTTGCCATACTCATGGATAAATATACCGAACCTGTGTCAGAGTGGAAAATATTGTGGGAGTTATGTCCCTTCTTAGCATtgaatttaattgaattgttgcacacatgaaatgaattgaagatatctacaaataattaaagatatcttcaattatttgagtttttgTTCATTTGGTGCTCCATAGTGCAACACATTAGGTCCAATGTATAACatattatgatttatttattttagataaaatatttacagCAAAGTTTGCAGAGAAGGCATACAATTGACAAGACTCTGACATTGTGAAAGATTTTACCAAATAAGGTaaatataactattttaaagtatcatacattgtatgttatatGTCGGTCatttatgtgtatatctgtatcTTCATGTGTACTATGTGtgtaaatgttttgtatttGTGTACATGTGCAATTGTCTTCATgtgcattgtaattttcttttatcacaGCATATGGTAAAATCTAACATCACGTTTCTTGTCACAGTTGATAATAAAAATTACAGCTATGTCTTTGACATATTCGgatgtatataaaatatttaaaaaacatgAGGGCACCTCCAATTATATCAGGACTATACAAAGAAACATTTGTAACACCCTAAATGTTGAAACTAAACATATGTGTCGCATAAGCTTACTTAGGAAGATACAGAAAATTGTAAGGGAGTCtgataaattaaagaaataTGCAAATAAGGAAAGACTCAGAGAATACGAAAGAAAAGTGTTTGAACTACCAAAATCAAAGTCAACAAAGAAAGACGCTGGATCTCCCATGGATTTTACTCCATCAACAACTACATCTGTAACATCACCCACAAAACTGACTTCATCTGCCACTGTGTCGTCAGCCTTGGAATCGTGTTCACCCATCAACAACTGTACATCTTTGAAGCTTGAAACATCACAGAATATAACCATCAAACATTTAcaaagagaaaacaaaatgcTGAGAGATAGAATTAAGAACATCAAAATTagaaatacaaatagaaaaatgaaaagatattcagaaaaaataaagaaattgcaAGACAAGGTTGATTTTTTGGTTAAACAGAAAGAGACAAAAGACAAATCTGTACAGTGCAATACTCTCCAATCCTACATTCAAGATTTGAAAGCAGATATagatgatttattatctgaaaaagaaaattgtatATCTGATGAAAATGTTATTACTgtgaataaaaatgttgattttaaagacTGTACAAAGGGTAAGCCCTACAATTTTAAATTGCGAaatctttattatatttttcgtAGCAGAAATATTGGGTTGCAACATATTTCACCTATTATAGAAGCAGTTTTAGAAATTTTTAATATTCATGTTCAGAATCTTCCATGTAAAAGTACAGCAGCAGTTTTAACAAGTGAAATGGGTGTTGTTGCTAGAAATCATGTTAATGAAGAACTTTGTAAATCTGAAAATACCACAATGCATAGAgatgcaacaacaaaaaaagggAGACATTTTTATGGTGTACAATTTAACACAGGGGAAAAACTTTTTACTGCAGGTGTGAGAGAGGTGTGTGATGGTAAGGGAGAAACGTATGTGAGTGCTGTGAAAGAGATTTTATCTGACATTGGAAATGGGGACAATATTTTAAACACAGTTTCATGTTTTATGACTGATAGAAGTGTTACTGAGCAGAAAGTTAATAATATTTTATCCAAAGAAGTTTCACATGATGTTCATTCTTTTAAATGTGCCATGCATCCACTTTTACAATTTTCTGATGTTTGTGTGCAAGAAATTTTTAATATAGAAAAAGAACTTGATGTAAAATTTGATGGTTATACAAGTTCATGTAAAGAGCCATTTACAATGTTTGTTTTAAGGTGTGTTtcgaaattattttttaaagatgggACTGGTGATCCAAATATCTCCAGTGTTTTTATGAAAAGTCATGGTGTTGACAGAATCCCTCTCATGAATTTTAGAGGGAACAGATTCAATTTGTCTTTTTACAATGCTGCTGGTACTTTTTTTATGCACAAACTTGTTTTACAATATCTTATGGCTTTGAAAAGTTCATATACTTTTATTCagaattttattgttttatctttGCAAAACAAGGTTATTTTAACAATTCTAAAAGCTCTTGGAATTTTGTGTAAAATTATTACAGAACCATATTTGGTAAAAGTTTCAGAAAGTGGGGATATTTTAAAGATGGACACTGTCTTTCAGAGACTTTTATTCCTTTTAAACTCATTTTATGAAAATCCTTCTCTTGCAATGAATCatgaattaagatttttttatggGCCACTCTTTAATGATGAGACTGcagaatttttatttgaaatgtcTTTTAATGATGAtcttacatgtgtatttttgaaaaagttttctTGTGTTTTAAAGGACAAAGTACAGAAACTGTTTAGTGAATTTTTGACAGGTGGGAAGTATTTTAATGTAAATTGTGAagttttaaaagaatgtttgtCCTGTACTTCAAACAATATATCTGTGGAAAGAATAATGGGCCAATTAGATTTTAAATTACATGTTGCACCCAAttcaaatgtaaataatatggagagtcaaattatttttaatggaaataaaacTAATGAGTGGCTAgctgaaaaaaatgaaagcgAGAAGAAATGTATCATTGACAGTTCAAGGAAAGAAAATAGAAAATCTATGGAACTAGAAAAGAAGAGAAAAGAACAATTATTCAAAaagcatttatatttattaaaacaaagAGAGGAGAAAACAAGGAGGAAGAAGGACAAACGGACTAAAGAACTAGATAAAGCGATTGAAAACTTGCAAACATATGGATTATGGGAAAATGAAGACACCATCAACAAAGAATTGGAAAAACTGAagacaaagaaagaaaaactgTGTGCATTAAAAACTCAAATCAATATATACaagaaaatttttaatataagcaaagatcataaacatttattaaatttcTCTTCTAAAGGAAAGACCTTTGATTTTATCAAGTTGAAAGACAATCTTTTAATGCTTTTAAATATAAGGAAGTCAGAAGTGGATGTATGTGATGGA
This genomic interval carries:
- the LOC125662868 gene encoding uncharacterized protein LOC125662868, with amino-acid sequence MSLTYSDVYKIFKKHEGTSNYIRTIQRNICNTLNVETKHMCRISLLRKIQKIVRESDKLKKYANKERLREYERKVFELPKSKSTKKDAGSPMDFTPSTTTSVTSPTKLTSSATVSSALESCSPINNCTSLKLETSQNITIKHLQRENKMLRDRIKNIKIRNTNRKMKRYSEKIKKLQDKVDFLVKQKETKDKSVQCNTLQSYIQDLKADIDDLLSEKENCISDENVITVNKNVDFKDCTKGKPYNFKLRNLYYIFRSRNIGLQHISPIIEAVLEIFNIHVQNLPCKSTAAVLTSEMGVVARNHVNEELCKSENTTMHRDATTKKGRHFYGVQFNTGEKLFTAGVREVCDGKGETYVSAVKEILSDIGNGDNILNTVSCFMTDRSVTEQKVNNILSKEVSHDVHSFKCAMHPLLQFSDVCVQEIFNIEKELDVKFDGYTSSCKEPFTMFVLRCVSKLFFKDGTGDPNISSVFMKSHGVDRIPLMNFRGNRFNLSFYNAAGTFFMHKLVLQYLMALKSSYTFIQNFIVLSLQNKVILTILKALGILCKIITEPYLVKVSESGDILKMDTVFQRLLFLLNSFYENPSLAMNHELRFFYGPLFNDETAEFLFEMSFNDDLTCVFLKKFSCVLKDKVQKLFSEFLTGGKYFNVNCEVLKECLSCTSNNISVERIMGQLDFKLHVAPNSNVNNMESQIIFNGNKTNEWLAEKNESEKKCIIDSSRKENRKSMELEKKRKEQLFKKHLYLLKQREEKTRRKKDKRTKELDKAIENLQTYGLWENEDTINKELEKLKTKKEKLCALKTQINIYKKIFNISKDHKHLLNFSSKGKTFDFIKLKDNLLMLLNIRKSEVDVCDGNQVTSKELINKEIILTWMDDNGENIEWEGKILSFHNGVFKVLYWDDKERKESSVFELTERELNTDRKDGTLFIIGESTKLDHSYTAA